A region from the Salicibibacter cibarius genome encodes:
- a CDS encoding class D sortase, translating into MRVFFYMLIAFGLALAGWAGYDWMQSTQTVESIEEEAEASEPAPEPEPEPEPEPVQEEEESEPDPTKSFEFEKGDEIASLEIPSIDSRFEVFWGTDDATLDQGVGMYVSDEWTETPNVQKHTVLSGHRDTVFTEMGDVEEGDVMQVEFDGWIYEYEIDDIWITDADDRTVIVEKDEPVLTVTTCYPFDYIGAAPDRYIMQGELVDLYEK; encoded by the coding sequence ATGCGCGTGTTTTTCTATATGCTTATCGCCTTTGGGCTTGCCTTGGCAGGTTGGGCCGGTTATGACTGGATGCAAAGCACGCAAACGGTCGAGTCTATTGAGGAAGAAGCGGAAGCGTCTGAACCGGCACCCGAGCCTGAACCCGAACCTGAACCTGAGCCTGTACAAGAGGAAGAGGAATCGGAACCGGATCCAACTAAATCTTTTGAATTTGAAAAAGGTGATGAAATTGCTTCCCTTGAAATCCCCTCCATAGATTCCCGCTTTGAGGTTTTTTGGGGCACCGATGATGCAACACTCGATCAAGGCGTTGGCATGTATGTTTCCGACGAGTGGACGGAGACCCCCAATGTTCAAAAACACACGGTTTTAAGCGGCCACAGAGACACGGTTTTCACTGAAATGGGAGATGTTGAAGAAGGCGATGTTATGCAGGTGGAATTCGATGGCTGGATTTATGAATATGAAATTGATGACATCTGGATTACCGATGCAGACGATCGAACCGTGATTGTTGAAAAAGACGAACCGGTTTTGACGGTGACGACGTGTTATCCGTTCGATTATATCGGGGCCGCACCTGATCGTTATATTATGCAAGGCGAATTGGTCGATCTATATGAAAAATAA
- a CDS encoding PLP-dependent aminotransferase family protein, with protein MFEVTIHLNAKSNTPLYLQIYQYFKREIQSGRIEEETKLPSKRKLAEHLAVSQLTIESAYDQLKAEGYIHSQPRKGLFVQKVAYDILPAENAPTFPPMEALSKQMAYDFHPGKIDLDHFPHKTWRKISIECLSDEEHLLNGDPQGEFNLRKEISMYLFQSRGVRCSPDQIVIGAGTQYLVGILCMLMDKDSVVAIEDPGFHRTKHALKNHSMSIDPIPLDEEGIDVERLKNSSANIAYVTPSHQFPTGVVMPISRRLELLKWAEKTGGYIIEDDYDGEFRYKGKPIPSLQGIDASENVIYFGTFSKSLIPSARISYMILPGELKNNYQQTMLMNKQTVPRLYQNILFQFMKNGYWERHLNKMRTVYRSKHKTLMAAIHQELGERVTVIGDQSGLHILLKVHNNMSEEELIKAAEKHNVNVYPTSIYYEKRDNHSSPSLLLGFGGLSETEIKQGIIQFKKALF; from the coding sequence ATGTTTGAAGTCACCATTCATTTAAACGCTAAAAGTAACACTCCTTTGTATCTCCAAATCTATCAATACTTCAAACGAGAAATTCAGTCGGGTAGGATAGAGGAGGAAACAAAGCTCCCTTCAAAGCGAAAACTTGCTGAACACCTTGCAGTTAGCCAACTTACAATCGAGTCCGCATATGATCAGCTGAAAGCAGAAGGATATATTCACAGCCAACCTAGAAAAGGGTTATTTGTCCAAAAAGTGGCGTACGATATACTCCCTGCCGAAAATGCGCCAACATTTCCCCCAATGGAAGCATTATCTAAGCAAATGGCGTATGATTTTCATCCCGGGAAAATTGATTTGGACCATTTCCCGCACAAAACTTGGCGTAAAATTAGTATCGAATGTTTAAGTGATGAGGAACATTTATTAAACGGTGATCCTCAAGGCGAATTTAATTTACGTAAAGAGATTTCTATGTATCTTTTCCAATCTCGAGGCGTTCGATGTTCCCCGGACCAAATTGTCATTGGGGCGGGGACACAATACTTAGTTGGTATTCTTTGTATGCTTATGGATAAGGATTCTGTTGTAGCAATTGAAGATCCGGGCTTCCATAGGACGAAACATGCGTTGAAAAACCACAGCATGTCTATTGATCCAATCCCTCTGGATGAAGAAGGGATCGACGTAGAACGGTTAAAGAATAGCTCGGCAAATATTGCCTATGTTACCCCTTCCCACCAATTTCCTACCGGGGTCGTTATGCCGATTTCGCGAAGGTTGGAGCTCCTTAAATGGGCAGAAAAAACAGGAGGATATATCATCGAAGATGATTATGACGGCGAATTTAGATATAAAGGAAAGCCGATTCCAAGTTTACAGGGGATTGACGCTTCAGAAAATGTTATTTACTTTGGGACATTTTCCAAATCATTGATTCCCTCTGCGCGTATAAGCTACATGATCTTACCTGGGGAATTGAAAAACAATTACCAGCAAACGATGTTGATGAATAAACAAACTGTCCCTCGTTTATATCAAAATATTTTATTTCAATTTATGAAAAATGGCTACTGGGAAAGGCACTTAAATAAAATGAGAACCGTATACCGCAGCAAACATAAGACATTAATGGCAGCGATTCATCAAGAGCTGGGAGAAAGAGTTACGGTTATTGGCGATCAATCGGGCTTGCACATCCTCTTGAAAGTGCACAATAACATGAGTGAAGAAGAGCTAATCAAAGCAGCTGAAAAACACAATGTGAACGTCTATCCAACCTCGATTTATTACGAGAAAAGGGACAATCACAGCTCCCCTTCGCTATTACTTGGGTTTGGAGGTTTATCGGAAACTGAAATAAAACAGGGGATCATTCAATTTAAAAAAGCTCTCTTTTGA
- a CDS encoding GNAT family N-acetyltransferase, with protein MDVKELISEHEWLEAFPIMNQLRSHLNENEYVELVAEASEKDMYRLFALYDQGEIVAVTGFKPMITLYYGRFVWICDLVTDATKRSKGYGEELLSFVHEWALENNYESVALSSGLQRYDAHRFYEAKMKYDKASYVFKRSLS; from the coding sequence ATGGATGTAAAAGAATTAATCTCTGAACATGAATGGTTGGAAGCGTTCCCGATTATGAATCAATTGCGTTCGCATCTTAACGAAAACGAATACGTGGAATTGGTGGCAGAGGCGAGTGAAAAAGACATGTACCGATTGTTTGCTTTATATGATCAAGGAGAGATCGTCGCTGTCACTGGATTCAAGCCTATGATAACCTTATACTACGGACGGTTTGTTTGGATTTGCGACTTAGTTACGGATGCAACTAAACGTTCAAAGGGGTACGGAGAAGAGCTTCTATCATTCGTGCACGAATGGGCATTAGAGAATAATTATGAAAGTGTTGCCCTTTCCTCGGGCTTACAACGCTACGATGCCCATCGCTTTTATGAAGCAAAAATGAAGTATGATAAAGCCAGCTATGTTTTTAAACGATCATTGAGTTAG
- a CDS encoding S66 family peptidase has product MKADHLTKGDKVGIISPSTPAPVKFPERFKRGKAYLESMGLDLVEGCCTHKEQSYRSSTIRDRAEEINEFIRDPEIKAIISTIGGMNSNALLPYIDYKTLKKHPKIMMGYSDVTALLLGIYQKTGLHTFYGPAVVPSFGEYPEMLKSGADYVKNELFAEKKAPYTLEVPDKWTEELIDWHSQDRAKTMVTNEGWKCVRSGKASGKLIGGNLNAMFGFIGTAYFPDLNDAILFIEDSFKDMATEERLFSMLKLHGVFDQIQGLIIGKHEHFDDLGSPFTQEDLLLEVIGDRSFPILENVDIGHTFPSHVFPIGIKVELDADNGDIVFTEKGVH; this is encoded by the coding sequence ATGAAAGCAGACCACCTTACAAAAGGAGATAAAGTGGGAATCATTTCCCCTTCCACCCCGGCACCGGTAAAGTTTCCCGAACGTTTTAAAAGAGGCAAAGCGTATTTGGAAAGCATGGGATTAGATTTAGTTGAGGGCTGTTGTACACATAAGGAACAGAGTTATCGGTCATCTACTATTCGTGATCGGGCAGAAGAAATAAACGAATTTATAAGAGATCCGGAAATTAAAGCCATTATCAGTACGATTGGAGGGATGAATTCGAACGCCTTATTGCCTTACATTGATTACAAAACCTTGAAAAAGCACCCAAAAATTATGATGGGTTACAGCGATGTCACAGCATTACTTTTGGGGATTTATCAAAAAACCGGGCTGCATACGTTTTATGGGCCTGCCGTTGTCCCCTCCTTTGGAGAATATCCAGAAATGCTTAAATCAGGTGCAGACTATGTAAAAAATGAATTATTTGCCGAAAAAAAAGCTCCCTATACACTTGAAGTACCTGATAAATGGACTGAAGAACTTATCGATTGGCATTCACAAGACAGGGCAAAAACGATGGTTACTAATGAAGGGTGGAAATGTGTCAGAAGTGGCAAAGCAAGCGGAAAACTAATCGGCGGCAACTTGAATGCAATGTTTGGCTTTATAGGTACGGCGTATTTCCCGGATCTAAATGACGCCATTCTATTTATCGAAGATTCTTTTAAAGACATGGCCACAGAAGAACGGTTGTTTTCCATGTTAAAACTCCACGGTGTTTTTGACCAAATCCAAGGGTTAATTATAGGCAAACATGAACATTTTGATGATCTTGGTTCTCCTTTCACGCAGGAAGACCTTTTACTTGAGGTCATCGGTGATCGAAGCTTCCCAATTCTGGAAAATGTTGATATCGGCCATACTTTCCCCTCTCATGTGTTCCCGATTGGAATTAAGGTAGAGTTAGACGCAGATAATGGGGACATTGTTTTTACTGAAAAGGGTGTTCATTAG
- a CDS encoding GNAT family N-acetyltransferase produces the protein MEIRTATEKDISALAGLMEHLGYPTTTEEMNLRFSNIESHPDYHTLIASYNDKTVGMVSLAKSFFYEADGIYVRIVAIVVDPDYQNLGIGKELIKAAENWARMIGANVIALNSGDRPERSNAHTFYKNMGFEDKNIGFTKSLL, from the coding sequence ATGGAAATTAGAACAGCAACTGAAAAAGACATAAGTGCATTAGCCGGACTGATGGAGCATTTAGGGTATCCAACGACTACCGAGGAAATGAATTTAAGATTTAGCAATATAGAATCACACCCCGACTATCACACTTTGATCGCTTCATATAATGATAAAACCGTGGGAATGGTCAGTTTAGCTAAAAGCTTTTTTTATGAAGCGGATGGCATATATGTTCGAATCGTAGCCATCGTTGTAGATCCCGACTATCAAAACCTTGGAATTGGAAAAGAACTCATTAAAGCAGCAGAAAATTGGGCAAGAATGATTGGAGCTAATGTGATAGCACTGAATAGCGGGGATCGACCGGAAAGGTCAAATGCACACACGTTTTATAAGAACATGGGGTTTGAAGACAAAAATATTGGGTTTACTAAAAGCCTTTTATAA